One Alicyclobacillus acidoterrestris DNA window includes the following coding sequences:
- a CDS encoding ParM/StbA family protein, whose amino-acid sequence MSYAIAVDTGKHYTKTLSYKDQGYIKQRFRTLMQEGTHFSGVEVSGDTYRVEFEDKQYLIGSMCSELNADYASASKHSLTHKLAVYTSIALMLEKLSVDRVGIPQVAVALNTPLHIFKNEKLKAAYHEFILNDQKPISLRVNGQAWVFRINQLVLLPESLGPIYYHLNEYRNSRVTVIDIGSMNASFSTFDRLIPKIDSMVISNLGVNLLRGHVQETLSTQFGTTITLDESEAILREQVYSINGTVMPDSQPIIRDLMTNHVRDIINYGRSQGLSFTTPVFCGGGSLLLKDAILAQYPYAQIDDNGSYSNVMSYWKLLEARGLTSHV is encoded by the coding sequence ATGTCGTATGCAATCGCTGTAGACACAGGGAAACATTATACCAAGACTCTCAGTTACAAGGATCAAGGGTACATTAAGCAACGGTTCCGCACGCTCATGCAAGAGGGAACTCATTTTTCTGGAGTCGAGGTATCTGGGGACACTTATCGCGTGGAGTTTGAGGACAAACAGTATCTTATTGGGAGTATGTGCTCAGAGTTGAATGCGGACTATGCCTCTGCGTCCAAACACTCTCTTACCCACAAATTGGCGGTTTACACGTCCATAGCCCTGATGTTGGAAAAACTCAGTGTGGACCGAGTCGGTATTCCGCAAGTCGCTGTGGCACTGAATACCCCACTTCATATCTTCAAAAACGAAAAACTAAAAGCCGCCTATCACGAGTTTATCCTGAATGACCAAAAGCCCATTTCCTTGCGCGTGAATGGACAAGCCTGGGTGTTTCGGATCAACCAACTGGTGTTATTGCCCGAATCCCTCGGTCCGATCTACTACCACCTGAATGAATACCGCAACAGCAGAGTTACAGTAATCGACATCGGCTCAATGAACGCATCCTTTTCGACTTTCGACAGGTTGATCCCCAAGATTGACAGTATGGTGATCTCGAATCTTGGCGTAAACCTCCTTCGAGGACATGTCCAGGAGACGCTATCCACCCAATTCGGAACCACAATCACGTTGGACGAAAGCGAAGCCATTCTACGAGAACAAGTCTACTCCATCAATGGCACAGTCATGCCCGACAGCCAGCCAATAATCCGTGATTTGATGACGAACCATGTCCGAGACATCATCAACTATGGAAGGTCACAAGGGCTATCGTTCACTACGCCTGTTTTTTGCGGCGGAGGCAGTCTGTTGTTAAAGGATGCTATCTTAGCCCAGTACCCTTATGCCCAGATCGATGACAACGGGAGCTACTCTAATGTGATGAGTTACTGGAAGTTACTTGAAGCCAGGGGCTTAACTTCTCATGTCTAA
- a CDS encoding heteromeric transposase endonuclease subunit TnsA has product MPRAKWNDQTLKRYIKEGRGQGELDRYRPWLTTQDYSSSGRSSRVRGWKTGRIHHFLSDIETRYFYLVEYDADCWDIREHYPILDLQDTLGDCDIDLNKYRDKDSGTPHVFSVTFLLTLKDMDGKKRYVARSVKAAAELDKPRVLERFELMRRYFESKQIDWGIVTQHDINVTRAKNIEWIHSAKNLDDGGGISVHDIQRLKGILLGWLDGTRKSVRDVTNALDSQFNLEPGSGLLLLRHLIANKQVLVDMNTRIDLGKPVKEVIRGIAVVQSDGGVRDAYDG; this is encoded by the coding sequence ATGCCAAGAGCAAAATGGAACGACCAGACACTTAAACGATACATAAAGGAAGGAAGGGGTCAGGGGGAACTTGATCGCTACCGCCCGTGGCTCACAACGCAGGACTATAGTTCGAGTGGAAGATCGAGTAGGGTAAGGGGCTGGAAGACTGGTCGTATCCATCATTTTCTCTCCGACATCGAAACCCGTTATTTTTACCTCGTCGAATATGATGCAGATTGTTGGGACATTCGAGAGCATTACCCCATTCTTGACCTCCAAGACACGCTTGGGGACTGCGATATTGACTTGAACAAGTACCGCGATAAGGACAGTGGCACTCCCCATGTCTTTTCAGTGACTTTTCTTCTAACCCTGAAGGACATGGATGGAAAGAAACGGTACGTCGCTCGGAGTGTGAAAGCCGCCGCCGAATTGGATAAGCCGCGAGTCTTAGAGCGTTTCGAGTTAATGAGAAGATATTTCGAGTCCAAGCAAATAGACTGGGGCATTGTGACCCAACACGATATCAACGTCACCAGGGCGAAGAATATTGAATGGATACATTCGGCAAAAAACCTGGATGACGGCGGTGGGATTTCGGTTCACGATATTCAAAGATTGAAAGGTATTTTGCTTGGGTGGTTGGACGGAACTCGGAAATCGGTGAGAGATGTCACCAATGCTCTGGACAGTCAATTTAACCTCGAACCAGGTTCGGGTCTGCTGTTACTGCGTCATTTGATCGCGAATAAACAGGTGTTGGTTGATATGAATACTCGCATCGACTTGGGGAAGCCAGTGAAGGAAGTGATTCGAGGGATCGCAGTCGTTCAGAGCGACGGAGGTGTTCGGGATGCTTATGACGGTTAA
- a CDS encoding DDE-type integrase/transposase/recombinase: MKDWKKAEDVAVYRVQLLSPLLEDGLDSAQLRRRKAEICAQTGLSERTLRRYLATFREQGFEGLKPRSKSSRRAQVIPDEILEEAILLRREVPSRSVSQIIRILEWEGKVAPGEIRRTTLQEKLARRGYSAGHMRMYAETGVAARRFQRRHRNQLWQSDIKFGPYLPIGTNGSKQQVYLVVMLDDATRFVLHGRFYPTLDQTIVEDCFRQAVQKHGIPEAIYFDNGKQFRTKWMTRTCSKLGTRLLYAKPYAPESKGKIERFNRIVDSFLDEIAAAKPKTLEQLNQQFEVWLSECYQNQPHSALQNQMSPETAYRSDHKAIRFISPESIADAFLHAETRKVDKSGCINFMGKKYEVGLSFIGCKVNVIYDPADITELTIEYAGHQPWTVGELVIGERAGQRPKLPERFENQNVDTSRLLDAAEKKHQDRIERITPAVRYDAVWKEENGRV, translated from the coding sequence ATGAAAGATTGGAAAAAAGCGGAGGATGTGGCCGTGTATCGTGTTCAGTTGCTGTCTCCACTTTTGGAAGATGGACTGGATTCAGCGCAACTTCGCAGACGCAAGGCAGAGATCTGTGCACAGACCGGGTTATCGGAACGAACATTGCGCCGCTATTTAGCTACATTTCGTGAACAAGGTTTTGAGGGACTCAAACCGAGGTCAAAATCTAGCCGTCGAGCTCAGGTGATCCCGGATGAGATTCTGGAAGAGGCCATTTTGTTGCGCAGAGAGGTTCCTTCTCGAAGCGTCTCGCAGATCATTCGTATTCTCGAATGGGAAGGAAAAGTGGCACCTGGGGAAATTCGGAGAACAACTCTTCAAGAGAAACTTGCTCGTCGAGGATATAGTGCCGGACACATGCGAATGTATGCTGAAACCGGTGTGGCAGCGCGTAGGTTTCAGCGCCGTCACCGCAATCAGTTGTGGCAATCGGACATCAAGTTTGGCCCTTATCTCCCCATTGGAACGAATGGTTCAAAGCAACAGGTCTATCTCGTGGTTATGTTGGATGACGCAACTCGTTTTGTTCTCCACGGGAGGTTTTACCCCACGCTGGACCAAACCATTGTGGAAGACTGCTTTCGCCAAGCTGTACAAAAGCACGGTATACCAGAGGCTATCTACTTTGACAACGGCAAACAATTCAGAACCAAATGGATGACTCGAACCTGTTCAAAGCTCGGGACACGGCTGCTTTACGCGAAACCCTATGCGCCGGAGTCGAAGGGAAAAATAGAGCGGTTTAATCGTATCGTCGACTCGTTTCTGGACGAAATCGCTGCGGCGAAACCTAAGACATTGGAACAATTGAATCAACAATTTGAGGTCTGGTTAAGTGAATGTTATCAGAACCAACCTCACTCCGCACTTCAGAATCAGATGAGCCCCGAGACTGCCTATCGTAGCGACCATAAAGCCATTCGTTTCATCTCACCAGAGAGCATCGCGGATGCCTTTTTGCATGCCGAAACTCGAAAAGTGGACAAGTCCGGTTGTATCAACTTCATGGGTAAGAAGTATGAAGTGGGTCTGTCATTCATCGGTTGTAAGGTGAATGTCATATACGACCCTGCAGATATCACGGAACTCACCATCGAATACGCGGGTCACCAGCCTTGGACTGTGGGAGAACTGGTGATTGGTGAACGGGCTGGGCAAAGACCTAAACTGCCAGAGCGGTTCGAGAACCAAAACGTTGACACATCTCGTCTGTTGGATGCAGCCGAGAAGAAGCATCAGGATCGGATTGAGCGTATCACGCCTGCAGTCCGCTATGACGCGGTCTGGAAGGAGGAGAATGGTCGTGTTTGA
- a CDS encoding ExeA family protein: protein MFESFYGFTHTPFSRDIPTDELYMSSTLEDILGRLKYAAERQWFAVVTGDCGTGKTTTIRRFSEALEQSKFKILYLSDSKLTPRHFYKGMLEQLGCEAKFYRGDAKRQLHREIELMRGIHSLSPVVVVDEAHLLDREMLEEVRFLLNFKMDAQSPMALILVGQSELWERLNLQAYAAIRQRIDLQCKLHHYDRAEIGAYIERHLAYAVAGQQSIFSDKAVDEIYRFSGGAPRLVNKLCTHCLMYGAQNRQRIIDDHMVERVIQGECS, encoded by the coding sequence GTGTTTGAATCGTTCTACGGCTTTACTCACACGCCCTTCTCACGAGATATTCCAACAGATGAACTCTACATGTCATCTACACTGGAGGACATTCTCGGTCGGCTGAAGTATGCTGCGGAGCGTCAGTGGTTCGCAGTGGTGACTGGAGATTGTGGAACCGGAAAAACCACAACCATCCGTCGTTTCTCGGAGGCGCTGGAACAGTCGAAGTTCAAAATTCTGTACCTGTCGGATTCTAAGCTGACCCCACGACATTTTTACAAGGGGATGCTCGAGCAACTCGGTTGCGAGGCTAAGTTTTATCGCGGCGACGCGAAACGTCAATTGCATCGTGAGATTGAGCTGATGCGTGGGATACATAGCCTCAGTCCAGTTGTGGTCGTAGACGAAGCACATTTGCTAGATCGGGAGATGCTCGAGGAAGTAAGATTTCTTTTGAATTTTAAAATGGATGCGCAAAGTCCTATGGCGCTAATTCTCGTCGGACAGAGTGAGCTCTGGGAACGGCTCAACTTACAGGCTTACGCCGCCATTCGGCAACGCATTGATCTACAGTGTAAGTTGCATCACTACGACCGCGCTGAAATCGGGGCATACATTGAACGTCATCTAGCCTACGCGGTAGCTGGACAGCAATCTATTTTCTCGGATAAGGCTGTCGATGAAATCTATCGTTTCTCGGGTGGAGCTCCACGACTGGTCAACAAACTCTGTACGCACTGTCTCATGTATGGGGCTCAAAATCGGCAACGGATCATCGACGACCACATGGTCGAGCGCGTCATTCAAGGTGAATGCTCATGA
- a CDS encoding Mu transposase C-terminal domain-containing protein: MLMTVNLLIQFMNEDGLPDHIERVLWIDERHQQVATIEILGRTSLPKIRRVDDLLTLLSLGQACILSDDPLKKVIAESSLTEKERVIRDRAWEIVQMVARVENQPTIFYPKQRAKLLKGAAQHFQVSQKTLLKYLRRYWQRGQHKNALLPDYKAGAMNRSSNLIARKRGRPRKFAEIVGQGINVDEETKRIFRVALNRFYYGQGLSLVQSYELMRREYYSLREQGEEGRGQQLLKSSAETPTLGQFKYYFYKERDWKREISARQSKKNYLQSHRPLVGDGTSQAFGPGSIFQIDATIADVYLVSRYNRNWVIGRPVVYGIVDTFSRMVCGLYVGLEGPSWIGAMMALANTVQNKVDFCKEYGIDIEEEDFPVHHLPEALLADQGEISSRLAEPMIKNLNIKVMTTPSYRPELKSIVERFFKTLNGYVKPILPGGIQPDFRERGSHDYRLDATLDLYQFTQIMVRAILHHNSTWMNSYQRDQLMIEDQVEPIPLKLWNWGIKNRAGKLRSIPEDLMRLHLMPTTTASITARGIRCFNGMLYSSEKALQERWFEKARNDGRSVKITVSYDPRNLNYIYIPQEDGKGFNKCFLLDYQARYRDKTIEEIEHLLEQEKFEQKANEDKVLQNKANLLSEIDDIIRDAGRMTKQEQGKGESKRKRVKDIRINRHVEKALNRQNDAFELDKRQSVGTNEGQVVQLNPTSDDEPNPELALLKRKQREKRDGTDE; this comes from the coding sequence ATGCTTATGACGGTTAACTTGCTCATTCAGTTCATGAACGAAGATGGCTTGCCTGATCACATCGAGCGGGTGCTATGGATTGACGAACGTCATCAACAGGTTGCAACGATTGAGATCCTGGGACGAACCAGTCTTCCTAAGATTAGGCGGGTAGATGACCTCTTGACGTTGTTGTCTTTGGGACAAGCCTGCATTCTGTCGGATGATCCGCTCAAGAAAGTCATTGCTGAAAGTTCTTTAACTGAGAAGGAACGAGTCATTCGAGATAGGGCGTGGGAGATCGTTCAGATGGTGGCGAGAGTGGAGAATCAGCCGACCATTTTTTATCCAAAACAAAGAGCAAAGTTGTTGAAGGGAGCCGCTCAACACTTCCAAGTCAGCCAAAAGACCCTCTTGAAGTACCTACGTCGCTATTGGCAACGCGGACAACACAAAAATGCACTTCTGCCTGATTACAAGGCGGGGGCAATGAACCGAAGTTCCAATTTAATAGCAAGAAAGAGAGGTCGTCCACGAAAGTTTGCAGAGATTGTAGGGCAGGGAATCAACGTGGATGAGGAAACCAAAAGGATTTTTCGTGTAGCCCTCAACCGTTTTTACTACGGTCAGGGATTATCGCTTGTGCAAAGCTACGAATTGATGCGCCGCGAGTATTACTCTCTCAGAGAGCAGGGCGAGGAAGGTAGAGGGCAACAGCTTCTAAAGTCGTCTGCGGAGACGCCAACACTTGGGCAATTTAAGTATTACTTTTACAAAGAACGGGATTGGAAACGCGAAATATCCGCTCGGCAATCTAAGAAGAACTACCTTCAGAGTCATCGACCCCTTGTGGGGGATGGGACATCTCAGGCTTTCGGACCTGGTAGCATTTTTCAAATCGATGCCACGATTGCTGACGTGTATCTCGTTTCACGGTACAACCGTAACTGGGTCATCGGCAGACCCGTCGTTTATGGCATCGTCGATACGTTTTCACGCATGGTCTGCGGATTATATGTCGGACTGGAAGGACCCAGTTGGATAGGGGCTATGATGGCACTCGCCAATACCGTACAGAACAAGGTCGATTTTTGTAAGGAGTACGGCATCGACATCGAGGAAGAGGATTTTCCAGTCCATCACTTGCCTGAAGCATTGTTAGCCGATCAAGGCGAGATTTCCAGTAGGCTGGCAGAACCAATGATCAAGAATCTAAACATAAAGGTAATGACCACGCCTTCCTATAGACCAGAGTTGAAATCAATTGTCGAACGGTTCTTCAAGACCCTGAACGGATACGTAAAGCCAATATTACCTGGCGGGATTCAACCCGACTTTCGGGAACGTGGTTCCCATGACTACAGACTTGACGCAACGCTCGATCTCTATCAGTTCACCCAAATTATGGTCAGGGCGATCTTACATCACAATAGCACCTGGATGAACTCGTACCAACGAGACCAATTGATGATCGAGGATCAAGTTGAACCCATTCCCCTGAAACTATGGAACTGGGGGATTAAGAATCGCGCTGGAAAACTCCGCTCCATACCAGAAGATTTGATGCGATTACATCTGATGCCAACGACCACGGCTTCCATTACAGCGCGTGGAATTCGTTGTTTCAATGGCATGTTGTACTCCTCGGAAAAGGCTTTGCAAGAGCGGTGGTTTGAGAAAGCGCGAAATGATGGGAGGAGCGTAAAGATCACTGTATCCTACGACCCCAGAAATCTGAATTACATTTATATCCCGCAGGAGGACGGCAAGGGATTTAATAAGTGCTTCCTGCTCGACTATCAAGCCCGATATAGGGACAAAACGATAGAAGAAATCGAGCACCTGCTGGAACAAGAAAAGTTCGAACAAAAGGCAAATGAAGATAAGGTCTTGCAGAACAAAGCCAATCTCCTGTCCGAGATAGACGACATCATAAGAGATGCTGGACGGATGACAAAACAGGAGCAAGGCAAGGGGGAAAGTAAGCGCAAAAGGGTGAAGGACATTCGCATCAATCGCCATGTGGAGAAAGCCCTGAATCGCCAAAACGATGCCTTTGAATTGGACAAACGGCAATCCGTGGGAACGAACGAGGGGCAAGTGGTTCAACTGAACCCAACTTCTGATGATGAACCCAATCCAGAATTGGCTTTGTTAAAGAGAAAGCAAAGGGAGAAACGCGATGGAACCGATGAATAA
- a CDS encoding DUF5348 domain-containing protein, with translation MARRLQMFYDPELSRWVVEGKNEWYSLHCGEIVQFHIERTTLSGRLELGRTSWYIISGDVAFGLLENRRYLVSVDL, from the coding sequence ATGGCACGGAGATTACAGATGTTCTACGATCCAGAGTTGTCGCGTTGGGTGGTTGAGGGCAAAAATGAGTGGTACAGTTTGCACTGCGGGGAGATTGTGCAATTTCACATTGAACGCACAACGCTTAGTGGACGGCTAGAGCTTGGACGAACATCTTGGTACATCATCAGCGGCGACGTCGCGTTTGGACTCTTAGAAAATCGGCGATATTTGGTTAGCGTCGACCTTTAG
- a CDS encoding GNAT family N-acetyltransferase, whose protein sequence is MRIGFATESDYEYIKARDKHILENLILTKIKANEIYIVRNEQGFNVGLMRYGYFWDNTPFMNLIWIEEQYRGKGIGKQLVQLWEQDMRRKGFKFVMTSTRSDEDSQHFYRKLGYRDVGCLLLETQPLEVILIKALD, encoded by the coding sequence ATGAGGATCGGCTTTGCAACGGAATCAGACTATGAATACATTAAAGCGCGCGATAAGCATATTCTGGAGAACCTGATTCTGACGAAAATTAAGGCGAACGAGATATACATTGTGCGGAACGAACAAGGCTTCAACGTCGGATTGATGCGATACGGCTATTTTTGGGATAACACACCTTTCATGAATCTCATTTGGATTGAGGAACAGTATCGGGGGAAAGGTATTGGTAAGCAACTTGTGCAACTTTGGGAACAAGATATGAGACGGAAAGGCTTTAAATTTGTGATGACCTCTACGCGATCAGACGAAGATTCACAGCACTTCTATAGGAAGTTAGGGTATCGGGATGTTGGATGTTTGTTGCTCGAAACGCAACCGTTAGAGGTCATTTTGATTAAAGCCTTGGACTAA
- a CDS encoding four helix bundle protein, producing the protein MNHNDNEDFIARDYRTLAVWKRSMTLCENIYSLTKQFPKHELYALGSQGQRSSSSVPLNIAEGNSFQLYPRKQMAFYSNALGSLQETRCFLELSLRLGYIEQGVFDKLDAEAQELVRMLVGMIKRVKSKIA; encoded by the coding sequence TTGAATCACAACGATAATGAGGACTTTATTGCGCGGGATTACAGGACGCTCGCTGTATGGAAACGTTCGATGACACTCTGCGAGAATATCTATTCCCTTACCAAGCAATTCCCAAAACACGAACTGTACGCATTGGGATCACAGGGTCAGCGGAGCAGTAGTAGCGTCCCGTTAAATATCGCTGAAGGTAATTCCTTTCAACTATATCCCCGCAAGCAGATGGCATTCTATTCGAATGCGTTGGGTTCTCTGCAGGAGACAAGGTGTTTTTTGGAACTGTCACTCCGCTTGGGTTACATCGAGCAAGGTGTGTTTGACAAACTGGATGCCGAGGCACAGGAACTGGTTAGAATGTTGGTCGGTATGATTAAACGAGTGAAATCGAAAATCGCTTAG
- a CDS encoding SIR2 family protein, with amino-acid sequence MSVQEFEIIMKNRPHVVLLGAGASVAAIPNGDKNQRKTSVMAGFIEKLGMADIIQKANLKTKSNNLEDIYSELNSRKEYEDITLELERRIYDYFYSFEIPDEPTVYDFLILSLTRKDLIATFNWDPLLLQAYERVSKFTTNLPDLSFLHGNTYVGVCNEHKVGGLIHGRCSVCGKPFKPTKLLYPVKEKDYNNDPFIKDNWNRIRHYLKHAYMFTIFGYSAPKTDVSAIELLKEAWGTVEDRNLEEVEIIDIRPEKELRQTWDEFIHSHHYSIHPDFFSSTLGKMPRRSCEATFDRLMNAMWLDGNKGFKPDMNFNEIEVYIRRLLEDEKTNKKVLINPYLAK; translated from the coding sequence ATGAGCGTCCAGGAATTTGAAATCATAATGAAAAATAGACCACATGTAGTTCTTCTCGGGGCGGGTGCAAGTGTAGCGGCTATCCCTAATGGTGATAAAAACCAGAGAAAAACTTCCGTTATGGCTGGGTTTATTGAAAAGTTGGGTATGGCTGATATTATACAAAAAGCAAATTTGAAGACCAAAAGCAATAACCTGGAAGACATATACTCTGAATTGAATAGTCGTAAGGAATACGAGGACATAACATTGGAATTGGAGAGAAGAATTTATGACTATTTTTATAGCTTTGAGATCCCAGATGAACCTACTGTATATGATTTTTTAATACTGAGTTTGACAAGAAAGGATTTAATTGCGACGTTTAACTGGGACCCTTTATTATTACAGGCGTATGAAAGAGTATCGAAGTTCACCACTAACTTGCCTGATCTATCATTTTTGCACGGAAATACATATGTGGGTGTTTGCAATGAGCACAAAGTTGGAGGGCTTATACATGGAAGATGTAGTGTATGTGGTAAGCCATTCAAACCCACAAAACTCTTATATCCTGTAAAAGAAAAGGACTATAATAATGACCCATTCATTAAAGATAATTGGAATAGAATTAGGCATTATTTGAAGCATGCCTATATGTTTACTATTTTCGGATATAGTGCACCAAAGACCGATGTATCTGCGATTGAACTGTTAAAGGAAGCATGGGGCACCGTAGAAGATAGAAACCTCGAAGAAGTAGAGATAATTGATATAAGACCAGAGAAAGAGCTTCGTCAAACCTGGGACGAATTTATCCATTCGCATCATTATTCTATCCACCCAGATTTCTTTAGCTCCACTTTAGGGAAGATGCCGCGCCGATCATGCGAAGCGACTTTCGATAGACTGATGAATGCGATGTGGTTGGACGGGAACAAAGGGTTTAAACCTGATATGAATTTCAATGAAATTGAAGTTTACATAAGACGACTATTGGAGGACGAGAAAACCAATAAGAAAGTTCTAATAAACCCATATTTGGCGAAGTGA
- a CDS encoding tyrosine-type recombinase/integrase: MEDLIEEFSAFLSQSSKSQNTIKTYVLNVQQYLKWFRDTYGMDCKRLYRENILDYRNYLINVKRFKGKHLNAKTVNGYLSAMVAYNQFLAGKGTQDDVVVEKSDFMKVELDFANPCIISKSDVEKFRQEILESGDKRLYALATLLAYAGLRISEALNVKLTDLSLEAKEVVVRKGKGGKQRLVYLNTRIVAAIREYMKVRKPGSEYLFNSRETERVDRTVINKQFKRFSQVITPHTLRHFYATNALENGFSVHEVANQCGHRDLKVTLLYTNPSRSEMKRKAELL, translated from the coding sequence ATGGAAGACTTAATTGAAGAATTTTCGGCGTTTCTCTCTCAGTCGAGTAAAAGTCAAAACACCATCAAAACTTACGTTTTGAACGTTCAGCAGTATTTGAAATGGTTCCGTGATACATATGGAATGGACTGCAAGCGATTGTATCGGGAGAACATTCTGGATTACAGGAATTACCTCATCAACGTGAAACGGTTTAAGGGAAAGCATCTGAACGCAAAAACGGTAAATGGATATCTAAGTGCCATGGTTGCGTATAACCAATTTTTAGCTGGTAAGGGCACTCAGGATGATGTCGTGGTTGAGAAATCCGACTTCATGAAGGTGGAACTGGATTTCGCAAACCCATGCATCATTTCAAAGAGCGATGTGGAGAAATTCAGGCAGGAAATCCTGGAGTCAGGGGATAAGCGATTGTATGCCTTGGCAACATTGTTGGCGTATGCGGGATTGCGGATTAGTGAAGCACTCAATGTCAAGCTAACAGACCTCAGTTTAGAGGCGAAGGAAGTCGTTGTCCGTAAGGGCAAGGGCGGAAAGCAGAGGTTAGTTTATCTCAACACCAGGATCGTAGCGGCGATTCGGGAATACATGAAAGTCCGTAAACCAGGGAGTGAGTATCTGTTCAACTCCCGCGAAACCGAGCGAGTAGACAGAACAGTCATCAATAAGCAGTTCAAGAGATTTAGCCAAGTGATCACACCCCATACTTTAAGACATTTCTATGCAACAAATGCTTTAGAGAATGGGTTTTCTGTTCATGAGGTAGCGAATCAATGTGGTCACAGGGATCTGAAGGTTACGCTGTTGTATACAAATCCCAGCAGAAGTGAAATGAAGCGTAAAGCAGAACTATTGTAG
- a CDS encoding DUF6431 domain-containing protein yields MSSPPEFFVRSEECIPCPCCQGQLVVCGSRRRRYTQSNGDQLTLIIRRLRCTECHRIHHELPDILVPYKRYDRESIEQIITESSPSVGADESTIRRVRQWFETWSSYATGCLVAIANRHGRVLEPSYPTQSSLHRIGHLVGDAVGWMARAVRPIANLHLWTHTRSAFVSASSLSTIQANPT; encoded by the coding sequence TTGAGCAGTCCACCCGAGTTTTTTGTTCGGAGTGAGGAATGCATCCCGTGTCCTTGCTGTCAGGGCCAACTTGTTGTATGCGGAAGCCGACGTAGACGTTATACGCAGAGTAACGGTGACCAACTCACCCTTATCATTCGGCGCCTTCGTTGCACGGAGTGTCATCGTATCCACCACGAACTCCCAGATATTCTTGTGCCCTACAAGCGCTATGACCGAGAAAGTATAGAGCAGATCATTACCGAATCATCCCCTTCAGTGGGGGCGGACGAATCCACCATCCGCCGTGTCCGTCAATGGTTCGAGACATGGTCTTCGTATGCTACCGGTTGTCTGGTTGCTATTGCAAACCGTCACGGCCGTGTGTTGGAACCGTCCTATCCAACACAATCCTCACTCCATCGAATTGGACATTTGGTCGGCGACGCCGTCGGGTGGATGGCCCGTGCTGTCCGCCCTATTGCAAATCTACATTTGTGGACACATACCCGTTCTGCCTTTGTGTCCGCTTCTTCTCTGTCTACTATTCAGGCTAACCCCACTTGA